TTAATGAATGTTTAAGTTTGTAATTGTTTTCACTCTCCTTTCAGCTTGATGGTTCAATGTAATTCGATTCTGTAAGTATCTGAGGAATTATGCTGTTCCAAGCATTGTGCCAACACTGAGGCCACAGAGATgagaaatattggggcgcctgggtggctcagttggttaagtgtctgactcttgatctcagctcaggtcttgttctcagggtcgtgagttcaagaccttcCTTGGGCtgcacactgggcatggagcctactcataaaaaaagaaaaaggaaaaaaaaaagagacatgctTGCTCTCTGCCGCCCAGAGGCTCACTAATCTCTGCTTTTTATCACCTTCCCAATTTTCTATGCCTGTTTTATGTTAAGAGGACCAAAGAGGTAGTAAGGCATACTATACCTAAAAGTGGCGGCCCCAGGAGGACAGGACAGCATTCCACAATGGTCACCAATCCCACAGCACTGGAGAACCTCTGGGGTCCAACAAGGTCCATCAGTGTTTCGAATAATACGGAGCTAAACCACCCAAATGCAAATCCAAGGAATCCCGCAtagacacagaacccaatgtagCTGGAGGATAAAGGTGCTAGCAGATGACACACTCCATTTGCAATAATAGAAGCAGCAAAAAAGTACTGAACTCGAGGTCTTATCCACTTTGTGTTGGCTACAAGTCCCATAGAAGGTCTGGCTACAATATCGACAAAAgacagaatggaaagaaggaaggcagccTTCTCACTAGAGTAATGTTTACTCTTGCCATAATTACTAAGAAAGACTAAAGGAGTAGCCAGCCCAAAAGCCATCACCACATTCCCAGAGAGGTATAGTAGAAAGCCTCTGTGGGTAAACAGGGATAAGTCTATAACTTTGTTAACTCTTTGAAAAACTGATTGTTTTTTGTCTTTGGGGTTTCTGCCATTAAAATCTGTACTTGCATTATTTGTCCCCTTTTCTACATCAGATCTTCCAGCATCCTGAAGGGATTCTTTAGACCTGTCTTTCCCTGCATTTGTTGGCGGGGGCCCTATTGGTCGCATCAGGGCACCAGCTACACAGCAGTTTAGTAGGAGGCCCCCAAGAATTAGGAAGCTTCCTCTCCAGCCAAAGATACCGAAGAAAGCCTGATTGAGGGGGGCCAGGGTAGAGAGGAACACAGGGCTGCCTGCCATGGCCAGTCCATTTGCCAATGGTCGCCTCTTGTAGAAATACTTGCCAATCATCGTCAGAGCCGGATTCAAGTTGAAGGCAAGCCCAAGACctgtggaggggaggaaaagaattACATACCAGAATAAATGTCAGAAACATATTTGTTATTGATCAACTAGACAAAATGAATGGCAGGAGGTCAAAATCATCATTGTAAGAGAGGTGATTATAACTAGTAAGTAGATGATTAAGTGGGCTGCTATTGAATAAATACAGACATAAAGTCTCTTTATGCAGCAAATACTAGATTtataatataacattaaaaaaattctttgatgtTAGCAACAATAAGAATAATATATGTAGACTCCTTAGTTTAATTTCATAATTTAggtaattgaaaacaaaaaggagagaggatAAATCTCATAAATTCAGGAAGTAAGACATAAATGGAGGGGCTGAggtcagaaaaagaagaaagagggagggatggaaagagagagaaaacattttgggACAGTAAAACACAACACTGTGAAGATGCTAATACACCTTAGTAAATCCATTAATGTAATGTAATTTCTATGAGAATGCTAACGTATTCAATTTTTCAGATGAGGTAGAATGACTCTAAAATATACCCGGAGAACAAATGCATTAGAAGTATTCAAAAAGGGTAAATAATTGGTGGGACCAACACtaacagatatataaatatttgct
This Lynx canadensis isolate LIC74 chromosome C1, mLynCan4.pri.v2, whole genome shotgun sequence DNA region includes the following protein-coding sequences:
- the LOC115522205 gene encoding monocarboxylate transporter 1-like — its product is MSPSNGGPVRPSPPDGGWGWAVVTGAFISIGFSCAFGKSISVFYKEIEEIFNASTSEVSWISSIMFAVMYAGGPISSILVNKYGSRPTMIVGGCLSGCGLIAASFSNTVQELYLYIGFIGGLGLAFNLNPALTMIGKYFYKRRPLANGLAMAGSPVFLSTLAPLNQAFFGIFGWRGSFLILGGLLLNCCVAGALMRPIGPPPTNAGKDRSKESLQDAGRSDVEKGTNNASTDFNGRNPKDKKQSVFQRVNKVIDLSLFTHRGFLLYLSGNVVMAFGLATPLVFLSNYGKSKHYSSEKAAFLLSILSFVDIVARPSMGLVANTKWIRPRVQYFFAASIIANGVCHLLAPLSSSYIGFCVYAGFLGFAFGWFSSVLFETLMDLVGPQRFSSAVGLVTIVECCPVLLGPPLLGRLNDTYGDYKYTYWACGVILIIAGIYLFIGMGINYRLVAKEQKAEKQQKKEGKEKPKEVIKAADSRG